One region of Clostridiales bacterium genomic DNA includes:
- the ftsX gene encoding permease-like cell division protein FtsX: MKLNRFNYLMTQGVKNIFTHGFMSFASITIIIACLLIMGSFSLLTLNIDANIDRLQNQNEVIAYVDETLSEDEARAIEPQVAAVPNVATVEFVTREQAMQTFEAEYDSDLFDNIDASVFRHRYVVTLDDLSLMKDTQAALKNVDGIADVTAHLDYAENFITFRNIVSVVSVVLIVILIAVSLFIMTNTIKLATFGRREEIAIMKMVGATNGFIRLPFVVEGLVLGLVGGLVAFLLQWGLYSLIVSKIMSTMAAGIITVLPFASVALPLLLVFLGVGVLVGVFGGLTAIRNYLKV; the protein is encoded by the coding sequence ATGAAGCTGAATAGATTCAACTACCTGATGACGCAGGGCGTGAAAAACATCTTCACGCACGGTTTCATGTCCTTCGCGTCGATCACGATCATCATCGCGTGCCTGCTCATCATGGGCAGCTTTTCGCTGCTGACGCTCAACATCGACGCGAACATCGACCGCCTGCAAAATCAGAACGAGGTCATTGCCTACGTCGATGAGACGCTCTCGGAGGACGAGGCCCGGGCCATCGAGCCCCAGGTCGCCGCGGTGCCGAATGTCGCCACGGTCGAATTCGTCACGCGCGAGCAGGCCATGCAGACGTTCGAGGCCGAGTATGACTCCGACCTCTTTGACAACATTGACGCCTCGGTCTTTCGTCATCGCTACGTCGTGACGCTCGACGATCTGTCGCTCATGAAGGACACGCAGGCCGCGCTCAAGAATGTCGACGGCATCGCCGATGTGACCGCGCACCTGGATTACGCGGAAAACTTTATTACGTTCCGGAACATTGTGAGCGTTGTCTCCGTCGTTTTGATCGTGATCCTCATCGCGGTGTCCCTGTTTATTATGACCAACACCATCAAGCTGGCCACGTTCGGCCGGCGTGAAGAGATCGCCATCATGAAGATGGTCGGTGCGACGAATGGCTTCATCCGTCTGCCGTTTGTGGTCGAGGGCCTTGTGCTCGGCCTGGTCGGCGGTCTGGTCGCGTTCCTGCTCCAGTGGGGACTTTACAGCCTGATCGTCAGCAAGATCATGTCCACCATGGCGGCCGGTATCATCACGGTGCTCCCGTTTGCATCCGTGGCGCTGCCGCTGCTGCTGGTGTTCCTTGGCGTGGGTGTGCTCGTCGGCGTGTTCGGCGGCCTCACGGCCATTCGCAACTATCTGAAAGTTTAA
- the ftsE gene encoding cell division ATP-binding protein FtsE: protein MVQMNDVKMVYGNTEAAALNGISFTINEGEFVFLVGPSGSGKTTIIKLITGELSPTSGQITVNGFDMQGIKRRKLPKLRRTLGVIFQDFRLIDKMTVYENVAFAMRVVGASNKEIRRRVPQVLELVGLADREKRFPAELSGGEQQRVAIARALVNNPRMIIADEPTGNLDPVRSLELMLLLEKINELGTTVLVVTHEKELVDAFSKRVISIDAGRVISDGLDGYYGYEAE, encoded by the coding sequence ATGGTTCAAATGAACGATGTGAAGATGGTCTACGGGAACACGGAGGCTGCGGCCCTCAATGGGATCAGTTTTACGATCAACGAGGGCGAGTTTGTGTTTCTGGTCGGGCCGTCCGGCTCCGGCAAGACGACGATCATCAAACTGATCACCGGCGAGCTGAGCCCCACATCCGGACAGATCACGGTCAACGGCTTTGACATGCAGGGCATCAAGCGCCGCAAGCTGCCGAAGCTGCGCCGGACACTGGGCGTCATTTTTCAGGATTTTCGCCTGATCGACAAAATGACGGTGTATGAAAACGTTGCGTTTGCCATGCGCGTGGTGGGAGCTTCCAACAAGGAGATCCGCCGCCGCGTGCCGCAGGTGCTCGAGCTGGTCGGCCTGGCCGACCGGGAAAAGCGCTTTCCGGCGGAGCTTTCCGGCGGTGAGCAGCAGCGCGTGGCCATCGCCCGCGCGCTCGTGAACAATCCGCGCATGATCATTGCGGACGAGCCGACCGGCAACCTCGACCCGGTGCGCAGTCTGGAGCTGATGCTGCTGCTGGAGAAGATCAACGAGCTCGGCACCACGGTCCTCGTGGTGACGCACGAAAAGGAACTGGTCGACGCTTTTTCCAAGCGCGTCATCTCTATCGACGCCGGAAGAGTCATCAGTGACGGATTGGACGGGTACTACGGATATGAAGCTGAATAG
- a CDS encoding S41 family peptidase, with amino-acid sequence MDEHKPQEQASEKVPARRKSGRMHGWRASILACVICILVTALVTSMIFVGKFGGSSNYKLALKFAQVKQVVDKDYIGDADDTAISDASSSAIISAIGDKWSYYMTAEEYKAYQMYSNNEYAGIGVTIQLDDKTKGFRITAVTSDSPAAKAGLQQGDIITAIDGEDVTGKTLSDVQSTIRAKLNKTLKLTIQDSAGKSQTVTLDCTVIYTDPVTYKLMDNGVGYVQIRNFETGGGSRAVQAVDKLLDLGAKSLVFDLRDNPGGLLSELITILDHLLPQGDLFVSVDGNGKETVTQSDSVCVKVPMAVIVNGNTYSAAEFFAAALQEYDWATIVGQNTTGKGRSQTTIALPDGSAVHISSRKYLTPNRVDLSEQGGLVPDVVVAPAADSDVDAQLEAAIAALR; translated from the coding sequence ATGGACGAACACAAGCCACAGGAACAGGCATCGGAAAAAGTGCCCGCCCGCAGAAAAAGCGGCAGAATGCACGGCTGGAGGGCGAGTATCCTTGCCTGTGTGATCTGTATTCTGGTGACTGCGCTGGTCACGTCGATGATCTTCGTCGGCAAGTTCGGCGGCAGCAGCAACTATAAGCTCGCGCTGAAGTTTGCGCAGGTCAAGCAGGTCGTGGATAAAGACTATATCGGCGACGCGGACGACACGGCGATCAGCGACGCATCATCGAGCGCGATCATCAGCGCCATCGGCGATAAGTGGAGCTATTACATGACGGCCGAGGAATACAAGGCCTATCAGATGTACTCCAACAATGAGTACGCCGGCATCGGCGTGACCATCCAGCTCGACGACAAGACGAAGGGCTTTCGCATCACAGCCGTGACGAGCGACTCGCCCGCGGCGAAGGCCGGCCTCCAGCAGGGGGACATCATCACGGCGATCGACGGTGAGGACGTCACGGGCAAGACGCTCTCGGACGTGCAGAGCACCATCCGCGCCAAGCTCAACAAGACGCTCAAGCTCACCATTCAGGACTCCGCCGGCAAGAGCCAGACCGTCACGCTCGACTGTACGGTCATTTACACCGATCCCGTGACGTATAAGCTCATGGATAACGGCGTCGGCTATGTCCAGATCCGCAACTTTGAGACCGGCGGCGGCAGCCGTGCCGTGCAGGCAGTCGATAAGCTGCTGGACCTCGGCGCAAAGTCGCTGGTGTTCGACCTGCGCGATAACCCCGGCGGCCTGCTCTCGGAGCTCATCACGATCCTGGATCACCTGCTGCCGCAGGGCGACCTGTTCGTGAGCGTCGACGGCAACGGAAAAGAGACCGTCACGCAGAGCGACAGCGTCTGCGTCAAAGTGCCGATGGCGGTCATCGTCAACGGCAACACCTACAGTGCGGCGGAGTTTTTCGCGGCCGCGCTGCAGGAGTATGACTGGGCGACCATCGTCGGCCAGAACACGACCGGCAAGGGCCGCAGCCAGACGACCATCGCGCTTCCGGACGGCAGCGCCGTGCACATCTCGAGCCGGAAGTATCTCACGCCCAACCGCGTGGACCTGTCCGAGCAGGGCGGCCTTGTGCCGGATGTCGTCGTGGCCCCGGCCGCGGACAGCGATGTCGATGCGCAGCTTGAGGCAGCGATCGCTGCGCTGCGCTGA